From a region of the Stenotrophomonas sp. BIO128-Bstrain genome:
- a CDS encoding response regulator: protein MRILLIEDDAALADGLVRALTRAGHACDPLARGLAAPSALASVSYDLVVLDLSLPDIDGLELLARLRQHGFSVPVLILTARDGVEDRIRGLDSGGDDYLAKAFALGELEARLRALARRQSTAPAVRQLGALRLDTGTRELRVGDQPLELTARELALMEVLLQQPGRIVAKQRLFDAVYSWDHDASLSVIEVHVSRLRRKLQVAGAKVGIRMLRGLGYRLEACDD from the coding sequence ATGCGCATTCTGCTGATTGAAGACGACGCCGCACTGGCCGATGGCCTGGTGCGCGCCCTGACCCGCGCCGGTCACGCCTGCGACCCTCTCGCCCGCGGCCTGGCCGCGCCGTCGGCCCTGGCCAGCGTCAGCTACGACCTGGTCGTGCTGGACCTGTCACTGCCGGACATCGATGGCCTGGAGCTGCTGGCGCGGCTGCGGCAGCACGGCTTCAGCGTGCCGGTGCTGATTCTCACCGCACGCGACGGCGTGGAGGACCGGATCCGCGGCCTGGACAGCGGCGGCGATGATTACCTGGCCAAGGCATTCGCGCTCGGGGAACTTGAAGCCCGTCTGCGCGCGCTTGCACGCCGCCAGTCTACCGCCCCCGCCGTGCGTCAGCTCGGCGCGCTGCGGCTGGACACCGGGACCCGCGAACTGCGCGTTGGCGATCAGCCGCTGGAACTCACCGCGCGTGAACTCGCGCTCATGGAAGTCCTGCTGCAGCAGCCGGGCCGGATCGTGGCCAAACAGCGCCTGTTCGATGCGGTCTACAGCTGGGATCACGACGCCAGCCTGTCGGTGATCGAGGTCCACGTCAGCCGGTTGCGCCGCAAGCTGCAGGTAGCCGGCGCCAAGGTTGGCATCCGCATGCTGCGTGGCCTGGGCTATCGGCTGGAAGCCTGCGATGACTGA